Proteins encoded by one window of Juglans regia cultivar Chandler chromosome 15, Walnut 2.0, whole genome shotgun sequence:
- the LOC108999036 gene encoding amino acid permease 3-like: protein MVDNSTTNNNGQQLIPGQDLPRRGGSQVADHDGHGSMLPTEAWPVLTATGYILVAVAGPGVLSMAWNLAQLGWIAGPAAIILLSFLTWIASIILCDFYFSPHDPDKRNPSYMHVIRSYLGAGRTANVKICWVIQYLNLFVIASLYTDSASQMMADIEWVSKCSNSNNVNVDDSIKIPCWVYQKPYYIVFGVTQILLSQISDFRRLRWLTLLCFGAFLIFSSIGVGLSFTKIASDKWSIKGSLEPQGNINMTRAKKTWLIFKALGHIADGFDFSSVLLEIEDTIGGGLPAQEAQKIMRKAIHYGLPAATCVYLFFGSLGYAALGEDSPEYIFLYGFYKPHWLLNIATAAMVLHYAGAYQLFIQPIFAMFEKAVVKRFSPDNEFIKRKIKIWTYEFKLFQLVLRTFFVIVTTLLSMFLAIYLDILELIKILAFWPIVFYFPVKIYIMEKKIPMWSARGLGLQMMSFGILIVTMAVAAANIVDVFLQDSYNPIMPNRYY, encoded by the exons AGGCGTGGCCTGTTTTGACTGCAACTGGTTACATACTAGTAGCTGTGGCTGGGCCTGGGGTCTTGTCCATGGCTTGGAACTTGGCTCAGCTTGGATGGATTGCTGGTCCTGCTGCGATAATTTTGTTATCCTTCCTTACTTGGATTGCCTCCATAATCCTCTGCGACTTCTATTTTTCACCTCATGACCCTGACAAGAGAAACCCATCTTACATGCACGTCATTCGATCCTATCTTG GTGCCGGCCGTACTGCAAATGTCAAGATATGCTGGGTAATTCAGTACTTGAATCTTTTTGTGATTGCCAGTTTGTACACAGACTCAGCATCCCAAATGATGGC GGATATCGAATGGGTCTCTAAATGCTCCAACAGCAACAACGTTAATGTTGATGACAGCATTAAGATACCATGTTGGGTTTATCAGAAACCGTATTACATTGTATTTGGTGTCACTCAAATACTTCTCTCCCAAATTTCCGATTTTCGTCGCTTACGTTGGCTCACCCTTCTCTGTTTCGGGGCGTTcctaattttttcatcaattggTGTTGGCCTTTCTTTTACCAAAATAGCAA GTGATAAGTGGAGCATCAAAGGAAGTCTGGAGCCTCAAGGTAATATTAATATGACTCGAGCCAAAAAGACGTGGCTGATCTTTAAAGCGCTTGGGCATATAGCTGACGGATTCGATTTCTCTAGCGTCCTTCTTGAAATTgag GACACAATTGGCGGTGGATTACCAGCACAAGAGGCCCAGAAAATCATGAGGAAGGCCATTCATTATGGCCTTCCAGCCGCAACCTGTGTGTACCTGTTTTTTGGCAGCCTGGGTTACGCTGCTTTGGGAGAGGATTCCCCTGAATACATATTCCTTTATGGCTTCTATAAACCTCATTGGCTTCTAAACATAGCAACTGCTGCAATGGTACTCCACTATGCAGGTGCATACCAACTTTTTATCCAACCCATTTTCGCAATGTTTGAGAAAGCTGTTGTGAAAAGATTTAGTCCGGATAATGAATTCATCAAGAggaaaattaaaatctggacCTACGAATTCAAGCTCTTCCAATTGGTTTTGAGGACATTTTTCGTGATCGTGACCACTTTGTTATCAATGTTTCTAGCGATTTACTTGGACATTCTTGAACTCATTAAGATTCTAGCATTTTGGCCCATCGTATTTTACTTCCCAGTGAAGATTTATataatggaaaagaaaataccaaTGTGGAGCGCAAGAGGTCTGGGGCTTCAGATGATGAGTTTCGGGATCCTCATCGTTACCATGGCTGTAGCTGCTGCCAATATTGTCGATGTTTTTCTCCAGGATTCTTATAATCCAATCATGCCGAATCGCTATTATTAG